One stretch of Prunus persica cultivar Lovell chromosome G1, Prunus_persica_NCBIv2, whole genome shotgun sequence DNA includes these proteins:
- the LOC18788493 gene encoding BTB/POZ domain-containing protein At2g30600: protein MMDKKEKKFLTVAPFECAWRKDLKFREAGRGCVAFEAFAHNDVTLVFRENVGSQHNHYKRDNSPHYTVILGSHRNRRLKIEVDGNTVVDVEGVGLCCSSAFQSYWISICDGLISIGKGRYPFQNLVFQWLDSNPNCSVRYVGLSSWDKHVGYRNVSVLPLTHNHISLWKHVDCNEYICEEDGEEELDDEQTVYEKWGIENFLESWELSDVLFIVGTEESPVPAHKTILVASGNFPLSSSEDVIQLKGVTYPVLHALLQYIYTGRTQIPEPQLGSLRALGLQFEVIPLVKQCEEAMERLKLNKKLFDFGKSVELSYQCIRPHCCTAFPFGVPVNILRLKQLYLTSRYSDVNIHIEGHGLIAQSHKIILSLWSLPFAKMFTNGMSETIASEVFLRDISPEAFKGLLEFMYSGELNLEATIDSGALLLQLFLLADQFGVTLLHQECCKTLLEYLSKDSVCPILQVVSSIPSCKLIEETCEMNFSMHFDYCTTASIDFVLLDETTFSNIIQHPDLTVTSEEKVLNAILMWGVKAKELYGWEVVDEMIIYSTPELLFGDRLQTVHDLLSFVRFLLLPLALLEKLEKSNISRNISTFNNLVKEAINCIKHGLAGPENEHNLRIQHRRSSYKELQYIRDGDSNGVLYFAGTSYGKHQWVNPVLAKRITITASSPPSRFTDPKALVSRTYQGTSFAGPQIIDGHNCTWWMVDISADHQLICNYYTLRQDGSRTYMRYWKFQGSLDGKTWTNLRVHENDQTICKPGQFASWPVTGPNALLPYRFFRVVLTGPTTDASNPWNFCICLLELYGYFH, encoded by the exons ATGATGgataagaaagagaaaaagttcCTTACTGTGGCGCCGTTTGAGTGTGCTTGGCGAAAGGATTTGAAGTTCCGGGAAGCCGGGCGGGGTTGCGTGGCTTTTGAAGCTTTTGCTCACAATGATGTAACGCTGGTGTTCCGGGAGAATGTGGGGAGCCAGCACAATCACTACAAAAGAGATAATAGTCCTCACTATACTGTTATTCTGGGTAGTCATAGGAATAGGCGGTTGAAAATTGAGGTAGATGGGAATACTGTGGTTGATGTGGAAGGTGTTGGACTTTGTTGTTCTTCTGCGTTTCAGAGCTACTGGATCAGTATCTGTGATGGTTTGATCAGTATTGGTAAGGGAAGATACCCTTTTCAGAATCTAGTCTTTCAGTGGCTAGATTCAAATCCAAATTGTAGTGTTCGTTATGTTGGGCTTAGTAGCTGGGATAAACATGTTGGCTATAGGAATGTCAGTGTATTGCCATTAACTCACAACCATATATCCTTGTGGAAGCATGTGGACTGTAATGAGTACATTTGTGAGGAGGATGGTGAAGAGGAGTTGGATGATGAACAAACGGTTTATGAGAAATGGGGGATTGAAAATTTCCTTGAAAGTTGGGAGTTATCTGATGTTCTTTTCATTGTTGGTACAGAAGAAAGCCCTGTACCTGCTCACAAGACTATTTTGGTAGCATCTGGTAATTTTCCTTTGAGTTCATCAGAAGATGTTATCCAGCTGAAGGGGGTAACTTATCCGGTTCTCCATGCACTGCTTCAATATATTTACACAGGTCGAACACAG ATTCCAGAACCACAACTTGGTTCCTTAAGGGCTCTAGGCTTACAGTTTGAAGTGATTCCATTAGTGAAGCAATGCGAGGAAGCAATGGAACGATTGaaactaaataaaaagttgTTTGACTTTGGAAAAAGTGTGGAACTGTCATATCAATGCATTCGGCCACATTGTTGCACAGCCTTCCCCTTTGGAGTTCCCGTCAATATACTGAGGCTTAAACAATTGTATTTAACGAGCAGGTACAGTGACGTAAATATCCACATCGAGGGTCATGGCCTTATTGCCCAGTCACATAAAATTATTCTTAGTTTATGGAGTCTCCCATTCGCAAAG ATGTTCACAAATGGAATGAGTGAAACAATTGCCTCTGAGGTCTTTTTAAGAGATATATCACCTGAAGCATTCAAGGGTTTGCTTGAGTTCATGTATAGTGGGGAACTCAACTTAGAAGCTACTATTGATTCTGGTGCCTTATTACTCCAACTTTTTCTGTTGGCTGATCAATTTGGAGTCACTCTCCTTCATCAGGAATGCTGCAAAACACTTTTAGAATACCTCTCAAAG GATTCAGTATGTCCGATCCTTCAAGTTGTTTCATCAATTCCATCATGTAAACTTATTGAAGAAACTTGCGAGATGAACTTTTCAATGCACTTTGACTATTGTACAACTGCAAGCATTGACTTCGTTTTGTTAGATGAGACAACCTTTAGCAATATCATTCAG CATCCAGATTTGACTGTaacatctgaagaaaaagTTCTCAATGCAATCTTAATGTGGGGTGTGAAAGCAAAGGAATTGTATGGGTGGGAGGTGGTAGATGAAATGATAATTTATTCCACCCCGGAACTTCTTTTTGGGGATAGGCTGCAGACAGTTCATGACCTTTTGTCCTTTGTTCGATTTCTGTTACTGCCCTTGGCCTTGCTTGAGAAG TTGGAGAAGAGCAACATTAGCAGGAATATTTCTACTTTTAATAATCTT GTCAAGGAGGCCATCAATTGTATTAAGCATGGATTGGCAGGGCCAGAAAATGAGCATAA CCTGAGAATCCAACACAGACGATCTAGTTATAAGGAGCTCCAGTACATACGTGATGGGGACAGCAATGGAGTTCTGTACTTTGCAGGCACATCATATGGGAAACATCAGTGGGTTAATCCTGTTCTGGCCAAG AGAATTACTATTACAGCCAGTAGTCCCCCTTCTAGGTTCACTGATCCCAAGGCTTTGGTCTCAAGAACTTACCAG GGAACATCCTTTGCTGGGCCACAGATCATAGATGGACACAATTGCACCTGGTGGATGGTTGACATTAGTGCAGATCATCAG CTTATTTGCAACTACTACACCTTGAGGCAAGATGGGTCCAGGACTTACATGAGATATTGGAAGTTCCAG